The Clostridium sp. DL-VIII DNA window CAGAAAGCAGATTGTTTAATAAGGACTTAGGTGGGGGAGCATTATTAGATGTGGGAATTTACAATGTATCTTATAGTTCATTTATTTTTGGAAACCATCCTAAAAGTATCAGAAGCAATCTTCATATAGGAAAAACAGGAGTAGATGAATGTGTCTCAATAAACTTAGGTTATGAAGAAGGAAAACAGGCACAGCTTTATGGAGCTATAAATCTTAATACTATAAGAGAAGCGAATATTATTGGGACTAAAGGAAGAATTTGTGTACCTAAATTCTCAAATGCTGATACTGCATATATTTTTATTGATGGGAAAGAGGGAAAAATACAAATGCCCTTTGATATAAATGGTTTCGAATATCAGATTGAAGAGGTGATTAAATGTATGAATGAAGGAAAGGTTCAAAGTGAAAGTATGAGTTGGAAGGATTCTATAGAAATAATGACTATTATGGATGTTGCTAGAAATAGCCAGTAATTATTTCGTTATTTTAAACGTTTGCTTAATAGATATTTATATAAATGAAATATTAATAGATGCTAATTTATTTATCATATATAAAATTTTGTATATGATTATATATAATTAAAAAAAGTATTATATTTAAGGAGGTTTTTTTATATGCTTACAATCGGTTATATTGGAAATGGAAAGAGTGCTAATAGGTATCACTTACCATTTGTGTTACAAAGAAAAAATATAAAAGTAAAAACAATCTATCAAAAAGATCCTCAAAATGATGTTTGGGAAAAAATAGATGGAATAAATTACACTTCAAATTTAGATGATTTATTAAATGATAAAGAAATACAATTAATCGTAGTTTGTACACCACATAATAGTCATTATGAATGTGCAAAAATGGTATTAGGACACAATAAACATTGTTTAGTTGAAAAACCATTTATGGAATCTTCAGAGCAGGCAAAAGAAATATTTGCTTTAGCAAAAGAGAAAGGATTAATTGTTCAGTCTTATCAAAATAGACGTTTTGATAGTGATTTTTTAACAGTTCAAAAGGTTATTGGGGAAGGGAAACTAGGGGAATTATTAGAAGTGGAAATGCATTATGATTATTATAGACCAGAAATCCCTGAGTCTATTAAGCATTTTGATCCAGCCTTCTCATATTTATATGGACATGGGTGCCATACCTTGGATCAAGTAATTAGTTATTTTGGTAAGCCAGATAATATCCATTATGATGTAAGACAGTTATTAGGATCAGGTAGAATGAATGATTACTTTGATTTAGATTTATATTATGGAAAGTTAAAAGTATCAGTAAAATCTAGTTATTTTAGAATAAAGGAAAGGCCGAGCTTTGTTGTATATGGTAAAAAGGGGTGCTTTGTAAA harbors:
- a CDS encoding Gfo/Idh/MocA family oxidoreductase is translated as MLTIGYIGNGKSANRYHLPFVLQRKNIKVKTIYQKDPQNDVWEKIDGINYTSNLDDLLNDKEIQLIVVCTPHNSHYECAKMVLGHNKHCLVEKPFMESSEQAKEIFALAKEKGLIVQSYQNRRFDSDFLTVQKVIGEGKLGELLEVEMHYDYYRPEIPESIKHFDPAFSYLYGHGCHTLDQVISYFGKPDNIHYDVRQLLGSGRMNDYFDLDLYYGKLKVSVKSSYFRIKERPSFVVYGKKGCFVKQTKDRQEEHLKLFYMPENKDFGIDTINHYGVLTYMDEKGQIHEEKVPSVKGDYGRVYDDLYEAIINGKNKTITDEQVLLQMEILETGVKDLL